In the genome of Solirubrobacterales bacterium, the window ACCCGGACGAGTCACCGTTCGGGGCAGCCGGGACGGCGATTCGGAGGTGCTGGTCGAGGTGATCGACACCGGCTCCGGCATCCCGCAGGCGGAGATCGAAAGGGTCTTCGAACGCTTCTACCGCCGGTCCTCGACCCGCCGCCAGGAGGGCTTCGGCCTGGGCCTCGCGATCGCCCGTCGGATGGTCGATGTGATGGATGGCCACATGGGCGCACACTCGATCGAGGGCGAGGGCAGTACCTTTTGGGTCCGTCTACCCCTGATCGCCCAGACCGAGACCCCAGTCGCATGAACCCCTTCACCCAGTCAACCGGCTCCGGCCCGAGTTCCGGATCCGTCGGCCGGATCCTGATCGCCGACGACGAACCTTCGGTCCGGGACTCGGTCGGTTACGCGCTGGTTCAGGAGGGCTTCGAGGTTTCACCGGCGATCGACGGGGTTGACGCCGAGGAGCAGCTCACCGGTGAGATCGAGTTCGACCTGCTGATTCTCGACATCATGATGCCGGGCCGCAGCGGGCTTGACATCTGCCGGGAGGTCCGCTCCCGGTCCGCGGTGCCGATCATCATCCTCACCGCCAAGGACGCCGAGGTCGACAAGGTGGTCGGCCTCGAGGTCGGTGCCGACGACTACGTGACCAAGCCGTTCTCGGTGCGGGAGCTCCTCGGACGGGTTCGAGCCCAGCTTCGCCGCCGTGAACTCGACCGGGCCCCGGCCGCCGAGCAGTCGAGAATCGTCGCCGGGCCGGTGACCATCGACCTGTCCCGCCATGTGGTCACGGTGCGCGGCCGCACGATCAGCCTGACCCGCTCCGAGTTCCAGCTGCTGCGGCTGCTGGCTGCCCGACCCGGCCAGGTGTTCCGGCGTTCGGAGATCATGGAGGAGCTTTGGCAGACCGCATTCGACGGTGATGAACGGGCCTGCGACGTCCACATCTCGAACCTGCGCCAGAAGGTCGAGGCCGACCCCCAGCGTCCGGAGCTGGTGCTCACGGTCCGGGGTATCGGCTACAAGTTCGCCGATCCCGAGGACTGAACCGGGGCCGGAGTGAGATCGGTCGGAGATCTGCGGCTTCCCGGACTGGATCCGGGTGACCCGGAACTGAAGGGCCGTCGCTGGCACCGCACCGCCGGGGACCTGATCGAGTCCGGACACTGGCTGGCGCGCTCGCCGCAGGCGGTGATCGTGCTCGACCGGGAGGCGGGCGAGTTCTTCCTGCGATCCCGCTCCGCGGTTTCCCCCGGCCGGTCCCGCGAGGAGAATCCCGGGGTCGGTCCGGGTCCGCTTCACGACGAGATCGAGGGCAGCATCCTGAACCGGGAGGGAGAGAGCCACCACCGCCTTCGGGGGCTGGTCAGCCCCTCGTTTTCGCCCCGCGCCGTCAATCGGTGGCGTCCCGCAGTCAGGCAGATCCTGGACGGGCTGTGGGTGGATCTCCCGGGGGAGCGGTTCGATTTCGTCTCCGCCCTTGGTCGTCCCCTGCCCGTCCTCACGATGGCCCGGGTGCTGGACGTGTCGTCTGCCGATGCCCCCCGGTTGAACGAGTGGTCGCGCTGGGCCCGGCGCCAGCTCGATCCGGTTTCGCTCTCCGATCCCGAAGACGGCGCAGCCGGCCAGGTGAAACTCACCGAGTTCCGTGACTGGATCGACCCGTTGATTGCCGATCGCCGGGACGATCCCGGCGAGGACCTGATCAGCTCGCTGATCCGGACCGAGGAGGAGGGTGAGCGACTCACCGATGAGGAGGTACGAAGCCTGGTGCTGAACCTGCTTGCCGGCGGGGTCGAATCCACCCAGGCCCAGCTGGCTCACGGGATCCGGCTTCTGGCCGGGGCTCCGGAGCACTGGGAGGCTCTGCGCCGCGACCCGGAAGGGCTCGTTCCCCCCGCGGTCAGTGAAATCCTTCGCTTTGAACCCGCCGTTCCGTTCACCGCCCGCCGCCTGATCGAGGATCTCGAGTATCGCGACGTCCACTTCCCGGCCGGGACGGTGCTGATGATCTGCTCCTTCACTGGCAACCGGGACCGGGCGGGGTTCGAGCGATCGGGAGAGTTTGATCCGGGGCTCGAACGGGGCGGTACCCGGCCCTTGACCTTCGGCGCCGGTATCCACTACTGCGTCGGTGTCAGCCTCGCCCGGGCCGAACTCGAGGAAGCCCTGCGGTTTCTGGTCGAGAGGGTGGAGCAGATCGAACTGGCCGACGAACCCGAGCTGGAGCCGGTCAACGGGATCTACGGAACGGAGTCCCTCTTTATCCGGATCCATCCGGCCGCATAGATCCGGATCCCCGGCCGGCATCCTTGAGCCGCGGGAGGACCCTCAACCTTTGCGTCGGCAGCTCCAGATCGGGACCAGCGGCAGCAGGGTCAGCAACCCGAGACTGATCGTCTGCGCGGTCGCGTCCGTCGTGGAGAACCCCTGGAGGTGATCGAGATGGAAGATGAAGTGGATCACCTGGGAGAGGAGAAACCCCCAGCAGAGTGGCAGTACCAGAGCCGGTGACGGGCGCCACGCCGCCCAGGCGAGGATCACCGAGAACCCAAGGTAAAGCCCGCCGACATCGCTGACCAGGTGATGGTTGTAGGGAGGCAGCAGTCGCACCCACGCCGCAAAGAATGGATAGTCGGAATAGA includes:
- a CDS encoding cytochrome P450, translated to MRSVGDLRLPGLDPGDPELKGRRWHRTAGDLIESGHWLARSPQAVIVLDREAGEFFLRSRSAVSPGRSREENPGVGPGPLHDEIEGSILNREGESHHRLRGLVSPSFSPRAVNRWRPAVRQILDGLWVDLPGERFDFVSALGRPLPVLTMARVLDVSSADAPRLNEWSRWARRQLDPVSLSDPEDGAAGQVKLTEFRDWIDPLIADRRDDPGEDLISSLIRTEEEGERLTDEEVRSLVLNLLAGGVESTQAQLAHGIRLLAGAPEHWEALRRDPEGLVPPAVSEILRFEPAVPFTARRLIEDLEYRDVHFPAGTVLMICSFTGNRDRAGFERSGEFDPGLERGGTRPLTFGAGIHYCVGVSLARAELEEALRFLVERVEQIELADEPELEPVNGIYGTESLFIRIHPAA
- a CDS encoding response regulator transcription factor; this encodes MNPFTQSTGSGPSSGSVGRILIADDEPSVRDSVGYALVQEGFEVSPAIDGVDAEEQLTGEIEFDLLILDIMMPGRSGLDICREVRSRSAVPIIILTAKDAEVDKVVGLEVGADDYVTKPFSVRELLGRVRAQLRRRELDRAPAAEQSRIVAGPVTIDLSRHVVTVRGRTISLTRSEFQLLRLLAARPGQVFRRSEIMEELWQTAFDGDERACDVHISNLRQKVEADPQRPELVLTVRGIGYKFADPED